Proteins encoded together in one Eublepharis macularius isolate TG4126 chromosome 2, MPM_Emac_v1.0, whole genome shotgun sequence window:
- the FJX1 gene encoding four-jointed box protein 1 — protein MRRADLAGLGSVAVLWLLALASLLGLWGERIAEPGGIGPGFPQEQSGSRLGSLREEAEAPAASSRRLALSNQAAQKTFRALLTLPGQPREPQDGPSESGQEPPPSVLRQREIGNLEPLPASPVRGGIFWSRALEAQVPPGFSAEETASWLQAAREARVVSLERGGCGRSSNRLARLSDGSRACVRYGINPEQIQGEALSYHLAELLGIQGRLPPLALSRVEARGGQWAQVREELRGSHWAEGAVVSLAQWVDNLTDVVAPAPWRAEAGRRLQPLAAGELRGLAPAQLVELVQWSDLILFDYLTANFDRLVSNLFSLQWDPRVMQRATSNLHRAPNGGLVFLDNEAGLVHGYRLLAMWDKYNEPLLRSLCLFREATAQRVRELHRLRNAAAELRRLYRTREPLAEALGFLSDQQAQLLQDRVDLVHKHILHCKARAAGSL, from the coding sequence ATGCGACGAGCGGATCTGGCCGGGCTGGGCTCCGTGGCCGTGCTCTGGCTGCTGGCTTTGGCTTCCCTGCTGGGGCTGTGGGGCGAGCGGATTGCGGAGCCGGGGGGCATCGGACCGGGCTTCCCGCAGGAGCAATCTGGATCGAGGTTGGGGAGCCTGAGGGAAGAGGCTGAAGCGCCAGCAGCTTCCAGTCGTCGCCTCGCCCTTTCCAATCAAGCTGCCCAGAAAACTTTCCGAGCGCTGCTCACGCTGCCGGGACAGCCTCGAGAGCCCCAGGACGGGCCGAGCGAAAGCGGACAGGAGCCGCCGCCTTCGGTTCTTCGTCAGCGGGAGATAGGCAACTTGGAGCCGCTGCCCGCCTCGCCGGTGCGCGGGGGGATCTTCTGGAGCCGGGCACTGGAGGCTCAGGTGCCGCCGGGCTTCTCGGCCGAGGAAACAGCCTCGTGGCTGCAGGCGGCCCGGGAGGCGCGCGTCGTGTCCCTGGAGCGGGGCGGCTGCGGGCGCAGCTCCAACCGGCTGGCGAGGCTTTCGGACGGGAGCCGCGCCTGCGTGCGCTACGGCATCAACCCAGAGCAGATCCAGGGCGAGGCGCTCTCTTATCACCTGGCCGAGCTGCTGGGCATCCAGGGGCGCCTGCCGCCGCTGGCGCTCTCGCGGGTGGAGGCGCGCGGCGGGCAGTGGGCGCAGGTGCGCGAGGAGCTGCGCGGCTCCCACTGGGCCGAGGGCGCCGTGGTGAGCCTGGCGCAGTGGGTGGACAACCTGACCGACGTGGTGGCCCCCGCCCCGTGGCGCGCCGAGGCGGGCCGGCGCCTGCAGCCGCTGGCGGCGGGAGAGCTGCGCGGCCTGGCGCCGGCGCAGCTGGTGGAACTGGTGCAGTGGAGCGATCTGATCCTCTTCGACTACCTGACGGCCAACTTCGACCGGCTGGTCAGCAACCTCTTCAGCCTGCAGTGGGACCCCCGCGTGATGCAGCGGGCCACCAGCAACCTGCACCGCGCCCCCAACGGCGGGCTGGTCTTCCTCGACAACGAGGCGGGCCTGGTGCACGGCTACCGGCTGCTGGCCATGTGGGACAAGTACAACGAGCCGCTGCTGCGCTCCCTCTGCCTCTTCCGCGAGGCCACCGCCCAGCGGGTGCGGGAGCTGCACCGCCTGCGCAACGCGGCTGCCGAGCTGCGCCGCCTCTACCGGACGCGGGAGCCGCTGGCCGAGGCGCTGGGCTTCCTCTCCGACCAGCAAGCCCAGCTTCTGCAGGACCGCGTCGACTTGGTCCACAAGCATATTTTACACTGCAAAGCCAGGGCCGCCGGCTCGCTGTGA